A region of Halococcus sediminicola DNA encodes the following proteins:
- a CDS encoding VOC family protein, whose translation MTFEPVDLDHVAIRVGDIDRALGFYHDLLGLPVRDRERFERDELPFVAVAAGGRHLHLVPTEEPFDVDGEHVCILLRSNETDTRETMTTLLDDLREAGIEVEEGEPRERLGVYGRDWAAYVRDPDDRRIELKLH comes from the coding sequence ATGACGTTCGAACCGGTCGACCTCGACCACGTCGCCATCCGCGTCGGCGACATCGACAGGGCGCTCGGGTTCTACCACGACCTGCTCGGACTCCCAGTCCGCGACCGCGAGCGCTTCGAGCGCGACGAACTGCCGTTCGTCGCTGTGGCCGCCGGCGGTCGACACCTCCATCTCGTCCCTACGGAGGAACCGTTCGACGTCGACGGCGAGCACGTCTGTATCTTGCTGCGCTCGAACGAGACCGATACGCGGGAGACGATGACGACGCTGCTCGACGACCTCCGGGAGGCGGGCATCGAGGTCGAGGAAGGCGAGCCGCGCGAACGACTTGGCGTGTACGGCCGCGACTGGGCGGCCTACGTCCGCGACCCCGACGACCGGCGCATCGAACTCAAACTCCACTGA
- a CDS encoding amidohydrolase family protein codes for MTSASPERFAPAIDGHTHLMPERLMGAIRGALAEQAGWQFDHPTTREGMEAQFREAGVERYIALPYAHKPGMAADLNEWVLDRAAGSEMTIPFATVHGDDDVETVVKEAFAAGARGLKFQCPVQKSGPADPRLDPAFELAAEYDKPILFHAGTAPLYEDSPHVGIEAFTEFTESYPSVRAACAHMGAFETDEFLALAEDHDNAFLDTSFVMSTEAEQYVGSAIEVPNERLEALSESIFYGSDYPNIPYPYKCERAELLDRNLSESAFRDLFAHTAERFLGER; via the coding sequence ATGACTTCCGCATCACCCGAGCGGTTCGCGCCGGCCATCGACGGGCACACGCACCTGATGCCCGAGCGCCTGATGGGCGCGATTCGTGGCGCGCTCGCCGAACAAGCCGGCTGGCAGTTCGACCATCCGACCACTCGGGAGGGGATGGAAGCGCAGTTCCGGGAAGCGGGCGTCGAACGCTACATCGCGCTGCCGTACGCCCACAAGCCGGGTATGGCCGCCGACCTGAACGAGTGGGTGCTCGACCGCGCCGCCGGCTCCGAGATGACCATCCCGTTCGCCACCGTCCACGGCGACGACGACGTCGAAACCGTCGTGAAAGAGGCGTTCGCGGCCGGCGCACGCGGGCTGAAGTTCCAGTGTCCGGTCCAGAAGAGCGGACCGGCCGACCCGCGCCTCGATCCGGCCTTCGAACTCGCTGCCGAGTACGACAAACCGATCCTCTTTCACGCCGGTACCGCACCCCTATACGAGGACAGCCCGCATGTCGGCATCGAGGCGTTCACGGAATTCACCGAATCCTACCCCTCGGTGCGTGCGGCCTGTGCCCACATGGGAGCCTTCGAAACTGACGAATTCCTCGCGCTCGCCGAAGACCACGACAACGCCTTCCTCGACACCTCCTTCGTCATGTCGACCGAAGCCGAGCAATACGTCGGCTCGGCGATCGAGGTTCCGAACGAGCGGCTTGAAGCGCTCTCGGAGTCGATCTTCTATGGGTCGGACTACCCGAACATCCCCTATCCCTACAAGTGCGAGCGCGCCGAGCTGTTGGACCGGAACCTCTCCGAGAGCGCGTTTCGGGACCTCTTCGCCCACACGGCCGAGCGCTTCCTCGGCGAGCGCTGA
- a CDS encoding DUF5804 family protein, whose product MTQVCLVGGDCDVRYELLSRETARRALSTYDLSEPYTNTLQLTTVSLGAAVSLLNDLNWYLVRFASDALVLEPSITEDEWLSRPFAEAVRDGHIDPDETGHAYRIYPIEDGALAEPTVSTEPNHEDGLVVRITDDEFDG is encoded by the coding sequence GTGACGCAGGTCTGTCTCGTCGGCGGCGATTGTGATGTCCGCTACGAACTGCTCTCCCGGGAGACCGCCCGGCGAGCGCTCTCGACGTACGATCTTTCCGAACCTTACACGAACACGCTACAACTCACGACCGTGAGCCTCGGCGCGGCGGTCTCCCTTCTGAACGACCTAAACTGGTATCTCGTCCGCTTTGCGAGCGACGCGCTCGTTCTCGAACCCTCGATCACCGAGGATGAATGGCTCTCGCGCCCGTTCGCCGAGGCAGTGCGCGACGGTCACATCGACCCCGACGAGACCGGCCATGCATACAGAATCTATCCTATCGAGGACGGGGCGCTCGCCGAGCCGACGGTTTCGACCGAACCGAACCACGAAGACGGACTCGTCGTCCGCATCACCGACGACGAATTCGACGGCTGA
- a CDS encoding SDR family oxidoreductase: MNVLIAGAHGGVGKHITELLSESDHAATAMVRKESQTGEMADFGVETVVADLTEDVTHAVAGHDAIVFAAGSGGEDVEGVDRDGAIGMIEAAEAEGVDRFVMLSSMNADSPDDSPDALYDYLLAKQAADARLQESDLTYTIVRPGALTDDPATDEIRAARKLDRGEITRANVAHTLVAALDMASTHGETFEILAGDEPIESALENPTQAD, encoded by the coding sequence GTGAACGTACTCATCGCGGGCGCACACGGCGGGGTCGGCAAGCACATTACTGAACTTCTGAGCGAGAGCGACCACGCAGCGACGGCGATGGTTCGCAAAGAGTCACAGACAGGAGAGATGGCGGATTTCGGCGTCGAGACGGTCGTCGCGGACCTGACCGAGGACGTCACGCACGCGGTGGCCGGCCACGACGCCATCGTCTTCGCGGCCGGGTCGGGTGGCGAGGACGTCGAGGGCGTCGACCGCGACGGCGCGATCGGGATGATCGAGGCCGCCGAAGCCGAAGGTGTCGATAGGTTCGTCATGCTCAGTTCGATGAACGCCGACAGTCCGGACGACAGTCCCGACGCGCTCTACGACTACTTGCTCGCAAAACAGGCGGCCGACGCCCGTCTCCAAGAATCCGATCTGACGTACACCATCGTCCGGCCCGGTGCGCTGACCGACGACCCCGCGACCGACGAAATCCGGGCGGCACGGAAACTCGACCGCGGCGAAATCACTCGTGCCAACGTTGCTCACACACTGGTCGCTGCCCTCGACATGGCGAGCACCCACGGCGAGACGTTCGAGATTCTGGCCGGCGACGAGCCGATCGAGAGCGCGCTCGAAAACCCCACTCAGGCCGACTGA
- the idsA3 gene encoding geranylfarnesyl diphosphate synthase: protein MSASAVEAAIETRRELVNAALDERLPIEDPERLYRASRHLLDAGGKRLRPALTLLVAEALVDGAASESYETVPTLDGERDIDVMAAAVSIETIQSFTLIHDDIMDADDLRRGVPSVHRAFDNETAILAGDTLYAKAFEFMLETGAPAERTVQALSELAQTCTRICEGQSLDVEFERRAGVTTDEYIHMVEQKTAVLYAAAARIPALLLGADQETADALGAYGLDVGRAFQIRDDVLDLTVPSERLGKQRGSDLVEGKRTAVTLHAREQGVDVEALVETDDPEAVTEAEIDAAVAVLEEAGSIEYARTLSRDLVERGKSHLDVLPENEARELLCGLAEYLVERGY from the coding sequence ATGAGCGCGTCGGCGGTCGAGGCGGCCATCGAGACCCGACGAGAACTGGTCAACGCGGCGCTCGACGAGCGCCTGCCCATCGAGGACCCCGAACGGCTCTACCGAGCCTCGCGGCACCTGCTCGACGCCGGTGGCAAACGCCTCCGGCCCGCGCTGACGCTGCTGGTCGCCGAGGCGCTCGTCGACGGCGCGGCGAGCGAGTCGTACGAGACCGTCCCGACGCTCGACGGGGAACGCGACATCGACGTGATGGCGGCGGCGGTGAGCATCGAGACCATCCAGTCGTTTACGCTGATTCACGACGACATCATGGACGCCGACGACCTCCGACGGGGCGTGCCCTCCGTTCATCGGGCCTTCGACAACGAAACGGCGATCCTCGCTGGCGACACGCTCTACGCGAAGGCCTTCGAGTTCATGCTCGAAACCGGCGCACCGGCCGAGCGCACGGTGCAGGCGCTCTCCGAACTCGCACAGACCTGTACGCGTATCTGTGAGGGTCAGTCGCTCGACGTCGAGTTCGAGCGCCGCGCTGGCGTCACGACCGACGAGTACATCCACATGGTCGAGCAGAAAACCGCCGTCCTCTACGCGGCGGCCGCACGGATCCCTGCCCTCCTGCTCGGCGCGGATCAGGAGACCGCCGACGCGCTCGGGGCGTACGGTCTCGACGTCGGCCGTGCCTTCCAGATCCGCGACGACGTGCTCGACCTCACGGTGCCGAGCGAACGGTTGGGCAAACAGCGCGGCAGCGACCTCGTCGAGGGCAAACGCACGGCGGTCACGCTCCACGCCCGCGAACAGGGTGTCGACGTCGAGGCGCTCGTCGAAACCGACGACCCGGAAGCGGTGACCGAAGCGGAGATCGACGCTGCCGTCGCCGTCCTGGAGGAGGCGGGCAGCATCGAGTACGCGCGCACGCTGAGCCGCGACCTCGTCGAACGGGGGAAATCCCACCTGGACGTCCTCCCCGAAAACGAGGCGCGCGAACTGCTCTGCGGGCTGGCGGAGTATCTCGTCGAGCGCGGTTACTGA
- a CDS encoding ribonuclease J, protein MEIDIATIGGYEEVGRQMTAVRAGEDIVVFDMGLNLSKVLIHDNVETERMHSLDLIDMGAIPDDRVMSDLDGEVQAIVPTHGHLDHIGAISKLAHRYDAPVVATPFTIELVQQQVESEEKFGVGNDLVKMDAGETMEIGEGLELEFVNVTHSIIDAINPVLHTPEGSIIYGLDKRMDHTPVIGDPIDMDRFREIGREGEGVLCYIEDCTNAGRKGRTPSEQHARNHVKDVLYSMEDYDGGIVATTFSSQIARVTSIVEFAKDIGRQPVLLGRSMEKYSGTAERLDFVDFPDDLGMFGHRQSVDRTFKRIMNEGKENFLPIVTGHQGEPRAMLTRMGRGETPYQLDEGDKVIFSARVIPEPTNEGQRYQSEQLLRMQGARIYDDVHVSGHMSQEGHYEMLNAIQPHHVIPAHNDMEHLARYIDLAESQGYRMGRDLHATRNGNVISLVE, encoded by the coding sequence ATGGAAATCGATATTGCGACAATCGGCGGCTACGAGGAAGTGGGCCGGCAGATGACGGCCGTGCGGGCGGGCGAGGACATCGTCGTCTTCGACATGGGGTTGAACCTCTCGAAGGTTCTCATCCACGACAACGTCGAGACCGAACGGATGCACAGCCTCGACCTCATCGACATGGGCGCGATTCCCGACGACAGGGTCATGTCCGATTTGGATGGCGAAGTGCAGGCCATCGTCCCGACTCACGGCCACCTCGACCACATCGGGGCCATTTCGAAACTGGCCCATCGCTACGACGCACCGGTGGTGGCGACGCCGTTTACCATCGAACTCGTCCAACAGCAGGTCGAAAGCGAGGAGAAGTTCGGGGTGGGCAACGACCTCGTGAAGATGGATGCCGGCGAGACGATGGAGATCGGCGAGGGACTCGAACTCGAGTTCGTCAACGTCACTCACTCCATCATCGACGCCATCAACCCCGTGCTCCACACGCCAGAGGGCTCGATCATCTACGGGCTGGACAAACGGATGGACCACACGCCCGTCATCGGCGACCCCATCGACATGGACCGCTTCCGCGAGATCGGTCGCGAGGGCGAGGGTGTGCTCTGTTACATCGAGGACTGTACGAACGCCGGGCGCAAGGGCCGCACGCCGAGCGAGCAACACGCACGCAACCACGTCAAGGACGTGCTGTACAGCATGGAGGACTACGATGGCGGTATCGTCGCCACCACCTTCTCGAGCCAGATCGCCCGCGTGACCTCCATCGTCGAGTTCGCCAAGGACATCGGCCGTCAGCCCGTGCTCCTCGGACGTTCGATGGAGAAGTACTCCGGCACGGCCGAGCGGCTGGACTTCGTGGACTTCCCCGACGACCTCGGCATGTTCGGCCATCGCCAGTCCGTCGACAGGACATTCAAACGAATCATGAACGAGGGCAAGGAGAACTTCCTGCCCATCGTCACGGGCCACCAGGGCGAGCCGCGCGCAATGCTGACCCGAATGGGGCGGGGCGAGACGCCCTACCAGCTCGACGAGGGCGATAAGGTAATCTTCAGCGCGCGCGTCATCCCCGAGCCGACCAACGAGGGCCAGCGCTACCAGTCCGAACAACTGCTCAGAATGCAGGGCGCACGCATCTACGACGACGTCCACGTCTCGGGACACATGTCCCAAGAGGGCCACTACGAGATGCTGAACGCCATTCAGCCCCACCACGTGATTCCCGCCCACAACGACATGGAGCATCTCGCGCGGTACATCGACCTCGCCGAGAGTCAGGGCTACCGGATGGGTCGGGACCTCCACGCGACGCGCAACGGCAACGTCATCTCGCTGGTCGAATGA
- a CDS encoding isopentenyl phosphate kinase, translated as MTVVLKLGGSVITDKQRPETLDEEHLARAAEAVAGYDGQLILVHGGGSFGHHHASEHGISSEAGSHDAAGALAVHDAMGRLNDAVLAVLHERDVPALPIHPLSAAARDEDGELSLSMPVETMLAEGFVPTVQADVIAHAGAGVTVVSGDELVVTLAEQVDAERVGLCAGVPGVFDSEGVVIDRIESFAAVSDALGGSDATDVTGGMAAKVRALLELDAPASVFGLDGLERFLDGESPGTRVG; from the coding sequence ATGACCGTGGTTCTCAAACTCGGCGGGAGCGTCATCACCGACAAGCAGCGCCCGGAGACGCTCGACGAGGAACACCTCGCGCGGGCAGCCGAAGCGGTCGCGGGCTACGACGGCCAGTTGATTCTCGTTCACGGCGGCGGGAGCTTCGGCCATCACCACGCCAGCGAGCACGGTATCAGCAGCGAGGCGGGCAGTCACGACGCCGCCGGCGCGCTCGCCGTCCACGACGCGATGGGGCGGCTGAACGACGCGGTGCTCGCCGTCCTCCACGAGCGAGACGTCCCTGCGTTGCCGATTCATCCTCTTTCGGCGGCCGCCCGTGACGAGGACGGGGAGCTATCCCTTTCGATGCCGGTCGAGACGATGCTCGCCGAGGGGTTCGTGCCGACTGTGCAGGCAGATGTCATCGCTCACGCGGGAGCGGGCGTCACCGTGGTGAGTGGCGACGAACTCGTGGTGACGCTCGCAGAACAGGTCGATGCCGAGCGCGTGGGGCTGTGTGCGGGCGTTCCGGGTGTGTTCGACTCTGAGGGAGTCGTCATCGACCGCATCGAGTCGTTCGCCGCGGTGAGCGACGCGCTCGGCGGTAGCGACGCGACCGACGTGACGGGTGGGATGGCCGCGAAGGTGCGGGCGCTGCTCGAACTCGACGCGCCGGCGTCGGTGTTTGGGCTGGACGGATTAGAGAGATTTCTCGACGGCGAGTCGCCCGGAACGCGGGTCGGCTGA
- the mvk gene encoding mevalonate kinase → MAVSSAPGKVYLFGEHAVVYGEPAVPCAIERRATVEVTARSDGRLRVDAGDLSLDGFTVEYGGDGAPDVDVPQSLVQAATGYVDGAVAQARDAADEPEIGFDVTIESAIPLGAGLGSSAAVVVAGIDAATRELGVSLAPEELADRAYRVEHEVQSGEASRADTFCSAMGGAVRVEGEDCRQLDAPNLPFVIGYDGGAGDTGELVAGVRALREEYDFAASTVESIGDLVRRGERALAEGDIDELGRLMDVNHGLLSALGVSARSLDAMVWAAREAGAHGAKLTGAGGGGCIVALDESEASPTALGYTPGCVESFRAELDFDGVRREDG, encoded by the coding sequence ATGGCCGTTTCCAGCGCCCCCGGCAAGGTCTATCTCTTCGGCGAGCACGCGGTGGTCTACGGCGAACCCGCAGTGCCCTGCGCAATCGAGCGCCGCGCGACGGTCGAGGTTACGGCCCGCTCGGACGGTCGGCTCCGCGTCGATGCTGGCGATCTCTCACTCGATGGCTTCACGGTCGAGTACGGCGGCGACGGCGCACCCGACGTCGACGTTCCCCAATCGCTGGTCCAGGCTGCGACGGGCTACGTCGATGGCGCGGTCGCACAGGCCCGCGACGCGGCCGACGAACCGGAGATCGGATTCGACGTGACCATCGAGAGCGCCATCCCGCTCGGCGCGGGGCTCGGCTCGTCGGCGGCGGTCGTGGTCGCGGGCATCGACGCCGCGACGCGCGAACTCGGCGTTTCCCTCGCCCCCGAGGAACTCGCAGACCGGGCCTACCGGGTCGAACACGAGGTCCAATCGGGCGAGGCCTCGCGTGCGGACACGTTCTGCTCGGCGATGGGCGGTGCAGTCCGCGTCGAGGGCGAGGACTGCCGGCAACTCGACGCGCCGAACCTTCCATTTGTGATCGGGTACGATGGCGGTGCAGGCGACACCGGCGAGTTGGTCGCGGGCGTGCGCGCGCTGCGCGAGGAGTACGATTTCGCCGCCAGTACGGTCGAATCCATCGGCGATCTCGTCCGTCGGGGCGAGCGCGCGCTCGCGGAAGGCGACATCGACGAACTCGGGCGGCTGATGGACGTCAACCACGGTCTCCTGAGCGCGCTCGGGGTGTCGGCGCGCTCGCTCGACGCGATGGTGTGGGCCGCCCGCGAAGCGGGCGCGCACGGCGCGAAACTCACCGGCGCGGGCGGCGGTGGCTGCATCGTCGCCCTCGACGAGAGCGAGGCGAGCCCGACGGCGCTCGGCTACACGCCGGGCTGTGTGGAGTCGTTCCGCGCCGAACTCGACTTCGATGGCGTGCGCCGGGAGGACGGATGA
- the rpsB gene encoding 30S ribosomal protein S2, with protein MSDNEEGLEAAEAEIEEEPTGEAGANPAEDPDTDVRDESSDDQETETDEAGPTFDEDVMTADEADLLIPVEDYLGAGVHIGTQQKTKDMERFIHRVRTDGLYVLDVGQTDDRVRTAADFLANYDAENVLVASSRQYGRFPAEKFADAIGARARTGRFIPGTLTNPDYDGYIEPDVLVVTDPIGDSQAVTEAVTVGIPVIAMCDSNNSVSNVDLVVPTNNKGRRALSVVYWLLANETVDRTGGEPGYALEDFEEGI; from the coding sequence ATGAGCGACAACGAAGAGGGTCTCGAGGCGGCCGAAGCGGAGATCGAGGAGGAGCCGACCGGCGAGGCCGGCGCGAATCCCGCCGAGGACCCCGACACAGACGTCAGAGACGAATCGAGCGACGACCAAGAGACCGAGACCGACGAGGCCGGTCCGACCTTCGACGAGGACGTGATGACCGCCGACGAGGCGGACCTCCTCATTCCTGTCGAGGACTATCTGGGGGCCGGTGTCCACATCGGCACCCAGCAGAAGACCAAGGACATGGAGCGGTTCATCCACCGCGTGCGCACGGACGGCCTGTACGTCCTCGACGTGGGCCAGACCGACGACCGGGTCCGCACGGCGGCGGACTTCCTCGCGAACTACGACGCCGAGAACGTGCTCGTGGCCTCCTCGCGCCAGTATGGGCGGTTCCCGGCCGAGAAGTTCGCCGACGCCATCGGCGCGCGCGCGAGAACGGGGAGATTCATCCCGGGCACGCTGACCAATCCTGATTACGACGGTTACATCGAACCGGATGTACTGGTCGTGACCGACCCCATCGGTGATTCGCAGGCCGTGACGGAGGCCGTCACCGTGGGGATTCCGGTGATCGCGATGTGTGACTCGAACAACTCCGTGAGCAACGTCGACCTCGTCGTGCCGACGAACAACAAGGGTCGACGGGCGCTGTCGGTCGTCTACTGGCTGCTCGCCAACGAAACCGTCGACCGCACCGGCGGCGAGCCGGGCTACGCGCTCGAAGACTTCGAGGAAGGCATCTGA
- the eno gene encoding phosphopyruvate hydratase, protein MTLVTEIRLREILDSRGNRTVEAEVTTESGGFGRAAAPSGASTGAHEATSLPAGEAIAAAREHAVPRIEGQVYAGDQRSIDDALRAADSTGDFSTIGANSAVAISMASAKAAADTLGAPLYQHLGGAFRGNDFPTPLGNVIGGGEHAVDATDIQEFLAAPVGAPSVTDAAFANAQVHDEVRNLLDERGIPAAKGDEGAWAPAIDDEEAFEIVAEATERVAEEVGFAIGMGLDVAAAELYDADEGVYRYGDVERTPDEQVEYITTLADEYGLVYVEDPLDEEDFAGFADLTEQVGETLICGDDLFVTNTERLERGIEAGSASAILVKPNQIGTLSAAFDAVERAVESGLTPVISHRSGETEDATIAHLAVATAAPFIKTGAVGGERTVKLNELIRIEETA, encoded by the coding sequence ATGACGCTCGTCACCGAGATTCGCCTGCGCGAGATACTCGATTCGCGCGGGAACAGGACTGTGGAAGCCGAGGTCACGACCGAGTCGGGCGGGTTCGGCCGGGCGGCGGCCCCGAGCGGCGCGAGCACGGGTGCTCACGAGGCGACCTCGTTGCCCGCCGGCGAGGCCATCGCGGCCGCCCGCGAGCACGCTGTCCCGCGCATCGAGGGGCAAGTCTACGCCGGCGACCAGCGCTCGATCGACGACGCGTTGCGCGCCGCGGACAGTACGGGTGACTTCTCGACGATCGGCGCGAACTCGGCGGTAGCCATCTCGATGGCGAGTGCGAAGGCGGCCGCCGACACGCTCGGCGCACCGCTGTACCAGCATTTGGGTGGAGCCTTCCGCGGCAACGACTTTCCTACTCCACTCGGCAACGTCATCGGCGGCGGCGAACACGCGGTCGACGCGACGGACATCCAGGAGTTCCTCGCCGCACCGGTCGGCGCGCCAAGCGTCACGGACGCGGCGTTCGCCAACGCGCAGGTCCACGACGAGGTTCGGAACCTCCTCGACGAGCGAGGGATTCCCGCCGCGAAGGGCGACGAGGGCGCGTGGGCACCGGCCATCGACGACGAGGAAGCGTTCGAGATCGTCGCCGAAGCCACCGAGCGGGTGGCCGAGGAGGTCGGCTTCGCCATCGGCATGGGTCTCGACGTGGCCGCAGCGGAGCTGTACGACGCCGACGAGGGCGTCTATCGCTACGGCGACGTTGAGCGCACGCCCGACGAGCAGGTCGAGTATATCACTACTCTCGCCGACGAGTACGGCCTCGTCTACGTCGAGGACCCGCTCGACGAGGAGGACTTCGCTGGATTCGCCGATCTCACCGAGCAAGTCGGTGAGACGCTGATCTGTGGCGACGACCTGTTCGTGACGAACACGGAGCGCCTCGAACGCGGCATCGAGGCGGGGTCGGCGAGCGCGATTCTCGTGAAACCCAACCAGATCGGCACGCTGTCGGCTGCGTTCGATGCCGTCGAGCGCGCCGTCGAGAGCGGTCTCACACCGGTGATTTCCCATCGGTCGGGCGAGACCGAGGACGCGACGATCGCACACCTCGCCGTGGCGACGGCCGCCCCGTTCATCAAGACGGGCGCGGTCGGCGGCGAGCGAACAGTCAAGTTAAACGAACTCATCAGAATCGAGGAAACCGCATGA
- a CDS encoding DNA-directed RNA polymerase subunit K gives MASQRYNRYEKARIIGARALQIAYGAPVLVRTESTEPILIAAEEYDADVLPFTVKRGER, from the coding sequence ATGGCGAGTCAACGCTACAATAGGTATGAAAAGGCACGCATCATCGGCGCGCGGGCGCTGCAGATAGCCTACGGCGCACCCGTGCTGGTCCGAACGGAGAGTACCGAACCCATCCTCATCGCGGCCGAGGAGTACGACGCGGACGTGTTGCCGTTCACGGTCAAGCGGGGCGAGCGATGA
- a CDS encoding DNA-directed RNA polymerase subunit N → MMVPVRCFTCGNVVGEHWEAFESRVEEGEDPGEVLDDLGVSRHCCRRMLVSHTDLVDIVAPYQ, encoded by the coding sequence ATGATGGTTCCCGTGCGGTGTTTCACGTGTGGTAACGTCGTCGGCGAGCACTGGGAAGCCTTCGAGTCCCGCGTCGAGGAGGGCGAGGACCCGGGCGAGGTGCTCGACGACCTCGGGGTGAGTCGGCACTGCTGTCGGCGCATGCTCGTCTCGCACACCGACCTCGTGGACATCGTGGCTCCCTATCAGTGA
- a CDS encoding 30S ribosomal protein S9, whose translation MVTNTSGKKKTAIARATVSDGEGRVRVNAQPVELAEPELARLKMLEPFRIADEQREDVDISVDVRGGGTVGRADAVRTAIARGLVQHGNDAELRDAYMEFDRSLLVNDVRQSESKKWGGPGARARYQKSYR comes from the coding sequence ATGGTAACAAACACATCAGGCAAGAAGAAGACCGCCATCGCCCGCGCGACCGTTTCGGATGGGGAGGGTCGCGTGCGCGTGAACGCACAGCCCGTCGAACTGGCCGAACCGGAACTCGCACGATTGAAAATGCTCGAACCGTTCCGCATCGCCGACGAACAGCGCGAGGACGTCGACATCTCGGTGGACGTTCGTGGCGGTGGCACGGTCGGGCGGGCCGACGCGGTGCGGACGGCCATCGCACGTGGGTTGGTCCAGCACGGAAACGACGCCGAACTCCGGGATGCGTACATGGAGTTCGACCGTTCTCTACTAGTGAACGACGTCCGCCAGTCCGAGTCGAAAAAGTGGGGCGGACCGGGTGCACGGGCGCGCTATCAGAAGTCCTACCGCTAA
- a CDS encoding 50S ribosomal protein L13: MSAEFEPDVVVDARDCILGRVASQVAERALDGERVAVVNAEETVITGSDDDVMGVFEKRAELGSDSGPYYPKRPDRIMKRSIRGMLPYKRPRGRDAFESIRVYVGNPFEDDTEVLEGTSLDRLSNIKFVQLGDVSENLGANVTW; this comes from the coding sequence ATGAGCGCCGAGTTCGAACCCGATGTCGTCGTGGACGCACGCGACTGCATCCTCGGGCGCGTCGCCAGTCAGGTCGCCGAGCGCGCCCTCGACGGCGAACGGGTGGCCGTGGTCAACGCCGAAGAGACCGTCATCACCGGCAGCGACGACGACGTGATGGGCGTCTTCGAAAAGCGTGCCGAACTCGGCTCCGACAGCGGGCCGTACTACCCGAAACGCCCGGACCGCATCATGAAACGCTCGATCCGGGGCATGCTGCCGTACAAGCGTCCGCGCGGCCGCGATGCCTTCGAGAGCATCCGGGTCTACGTCGGCAATCCCTTCGAGGACGACACGGAAGTGCTGGAGGGCACGTCGTTGGATCGGCTCTCGAACATCAAGTTCGTCCAGCTCGGCGACGTCAGCGAGAACCTCGGCGCGAACGTCACGTGGTAA
- a CDS encoding 50S ribosomal protein L18e has product MNKTNPRLTSLIAELQSAARERDSPVWQAVADRLEKPRRTYAEVNLGRIERYANEDETVVVPGKVLGSGVLQKSITVAAVDFSGTAETKIEQVGESVRLEDVLERNPDGSNVRVIR; this is encoded by the coding sequence ATGAACAAAACGAACCCGAGACTCACGAGTCTCATCGCCGAGTTACAGTCGGCCGCCCGCGAGCGGGATAGCCCCGTCTGGCAGGCCGTGGCCGACCGCCTCGAAAAACCCCGGCGAACGTACGCCGAGGTGAACCTCGGGCGGATAGAACGCTACGCGAACGAAGACGAGACGGTCGTCGTCCCCGGGAAAGTCCTCGGGAGCGGCGTGCTCCAAAAATCGATCACTGTTGCGGCGGTCGACTTCTCGGGCACGGCCGAGACGAAGATCGAACAGGTCGGCGAGTCGGTCAGACTCGAAGACGTGCTCGAACGCAACCCCGACGGCTCGAACGTGCGGGTGATCCGATGA